The following are encoded in a window of Roseimaritima ulvae genomic DNA:
- a CDS encoding PP2C family protein-serine/threonine phosphatase: MHSAHSAKRPLETPMNCMEVCGGHVDGSRHLQRPGLDVSISSHSQQDIDAGGGDLHLISSCASGRITRMLLADVCGFGPLFRDLAARLADVMKRNVNSIQQTRSVRQMSEQLAAASEQGGFASTLLSTYFAPTRTLSICNAGHPPPMVFRANAKRWELVKHYHSGFTPEPVAPGLLAPAEYGHVKLSLNPEDMFLSYSNSLTECRGKDGTVLGVAGLKNLLEQLDTAASETIPQRLIEVIRGEHSDNLLKDEATISLCRVTNHRVPWKDNVLAPFRLLRSVSDRTTFT, from the coding sequence ATGCATTCAGCTCATAGCGCCAAACGCCCCCTGGAGACGCCGATGAATTGTATGGAGGTATGTGGGGGGCACGTCGACGGTAGTCGGCATCTGCAGCGCCCTGGATTGGACGTGTCGATCAGCAGTCACTCCCAGCAGGACATCGACGCCGGCGGCGGCGACCTGCATCTGATCTCGTCCTGTGCTTCAGGACGAATCACGCGCATGCTGCTGGCCGACGTGTGTGGTTTCGGCCCCTTGTTTCGTGATCTCGCGGCTCGCCTCGCCGACGTGATGAAGCGAAACGTGAACTCCATTCAGCAAACTCGTTCGGTGCGTCAAATGAGTGAGCAACTGGCCGCCGCCTCGGAGCAGGGCGGGTTCGCATCGACGCTGCTGAGTACCTACTTTGCGCCCACGAGAACCCTGTCAATTTGCAATGCCGGCCATCCGCCGCCGATGGTGTTTCGCGCCAACGCGAAACGCTGGGAATTGGTCAAACACTATCATTCGGGTTTTACTCCCGAACCGGTCGCCCCCGGCCTGTTGGCTCCCGCTGAGTACGGCCACGTCAAATTGTCATTGAATCCTGAGGACATGTTTTTGTCGTACAGCAACAGCCTGACGGAGTGCCGGGGTAAAGACGGTACGGTTTTGGGTGTGGCGGGCCTCAAGAACTTATTAGAACAACTGGACACTGCGGCCTCGGAGACGATCCCACAGCGGCTGATAGAAGTGATCCGAGGCGAGCACAGCGACAACCTCCTCAAGGACGAGGCAACCATCTCGCTGTGCCGAGTCACAAACCACCGGGTACCCTGGAAAGACAATGTCCTGGCCCCGTTCCGACTGTTGCGTTCGGTGTCCGACCGGACGACGTTCACCTAA
- a CDS encoding DUF1501 domain-containing protein — protein MRDPSLSAAGRQLLDRRGFLTGSATALGSIALLDLLAGDRLLADQPQIDPARPFAARSPHYPAKAKNVLVIFCAGAVSQLETWDYKPELIRMDGKPLKDGPAVTFQGPAGDLARPQYKFRQTGQTGKWVSDLIPHLAELTDDIAFIHSLTSTSNTHGPAENFLSTGTQLDGFPSLGSWTSYALGTENQNLPAYVAIPDPRGVPQNGSNNWGPGFLPAAFQGTPMSSKSPIRHLSAPGVSTAADRASRGLLDRMNERHLQQHPGDSKLAARIASYELAARMQLSVPEISDLDSEPAHVLKAYGADDESNPNRAAYARNCILARRLIESGVRFVQLFNGAYASGGALNWDGHSKLKEQYDVHASILDQPTAAMIKDMKSRGLLDDTLVVWCTEFGRMPFFQKGAKGRDHNPDGFTCWMTGAGVKPGVSHGMTDELGQKAVQDVHPLYDFNATILHLLGLDHERLTFEHNGIQRRLTNVEGHVIKEILA, from the coding sequence ATGAGAGATCCCTCGCTTTCTGCTGCCGGCCGACAACTCCTGGATCGCCGCGGCTTTCTGACCGGCTCGGCCACGGCCTTGGGGTCGATCGCGCTGTTGGATCTGCTGGCCGGTGATCGCCTGCTGGCCGATCAACCGCAGATCGATCCTGCTCGGCCGTTTGCCGCCCGTTCGCCACACTATCCGGCCAAAGCCAAAAACGTGCTGGTGATCTTTTGCGCCGGAGCGGTCAGTCAACTGGAGACGTGGGATTACAAGCCGGAACTGATTCGGATGGATGGCAAGCCGCTGAAGGACGGTCCCGCGGTCACCTTTCAAGGCCCGGCCGGCGACCTGGCCCGCCCCCAGTACAAGTTCCGTCAGACCGGTCAAACCGGAAAATGGGTCAGCGATCTGATCCCACATCTGGCGGAACTGACCGACGACATCGCCTTCATCCATTCCCTGACCAGTACCAGCAACACCCACGGGCCGGCGGAAAACTTTCTGTCCACCGGCACGCAGCTGGACGGTTTCCCCAGCTTGGGTTCCTGGACCAGTTACGCGTTGGGAACCGAGAACCAGAACTTGCCGGCCTACGTCGCGATTCCCGATCCCCGCGGCGTGCCCCAGAACGGTTCTAATAACTGGGGCCCCGGCTTTTTGCCCGCCGCCTTCCAGGGCACGCCGATGAGTTCCAAATCGCCGATCCGGCACCTGAGCGCTCCCGGTGTGTCGACCGCCGCCGATCGTGCCAGTCGTGGTTTGTTGGATCGCATGAACGAGCGCCACCTGCAGCAGCATCCCGGCGACAGCAAACTGGCGGCGCGAATCGCCAGTTATGAATTGGCCGCTCGGATGCAGTTAAGTGTCCCGGAAATCAGCGATTTAGACTCCGAACCGGCTCATGTGCTTAAAGCCTATGGCGCCGATGACGAATCCAACCCCAACCGCGCCGCTTATGCCCGCAACTGCATTCTGGCTCGCCGCTTGATCGAAAGCGGCGTGCGGTTTGTTCAACTGTTTAACGGCGCCTATGCCAGTGGGGGCGCCCTAAACTGGGACGGCCACAGCAAACTGAAAGAGCAATACGACGTGCACGCTTCGATCCTCGATCAACCCACCGCGGCGATGATCAAGGACATGAAATCGCGCGGCTTGCTGGACGACACCCTGGTGGTCTGGTGTACGGAATTCGGACGCATGCCGTTCTTCCAGAAAGGCGCCAAGGGTCGCGACCACAATCCCGACGGGTTTACCTGTTGGATGACCGGTGCCGGAGTGAAACCGGGAGTCAGCCACGGGATGACCGACGAACTTGGCCAGAAAGCCGTCCAGGACGTGCATCCGCTGTATGATTTTAACGCCACCATCTTGCATCTGTTGGGGCTGGATCACGAACGCCTGACGTTTGAGCACAACGGCATCCAGCGACGGTTGACAAACGTGGAAGGGCACGTCATCAAAGAGATCTTGGCTTAA
- a CDS encoding DUF1553 domain-containing protein: MPDASRLLTPPIVLLLVFLPRTALAADEVDFVRDVQPILQQHCYSCHGEEKQRSGLRLDIKSEAFKGGDGWGPFVVEGEPDDSPLIELINEEDEDSRMPPGEHPLSAEQIATLTAWVQQGAVWPDGVDLAVLEDRMDHWSFKPMVMPHVPAVSDRAWPRSPIDAFVLSRLEQEGLHPAPPADPVTWLRRVTFDLTGLPPTPQEVDEFLQRVDQGEVAYGEVVERLLKSPRYGERWAQHWLDVVRYADTHGFEVNTERPNAWPYRDYVIEAMNRDTPYDEFIKEQIVGDAMGQDTATGFLVTASVLLPGQIGKDAPSIRLARQDSLDEIVNNVTQSFLGLSVGCARCHDHKFDPISAKDYYSMQAFVAGVEYKDRELDSPEIEALRKQAVGYRKRVAAIDQQLSEFVPVARPLSEEPSQIRTTNARENIETFAPLEAKYVRFTVHDCNLHPTLGLIAPCIDEFEIYTDEAQPRNVALASLGAKVTASGSVNSGSHHLAHINDGQYGNSSSWMSDTKGTGWVMFELPENTRIAKVVWGRDRLGKFTDRLATAYTLEAGPSPRELTMLSQLGPTRSAVRPDRNIDRIAPVKAKRLRFTVLATNSLSPCIDELEVFNTAGENIALASLGTTVKTSGDTIQKNRHEPRLINDGRYGNFSSWLSNEGGKGWVELEFATEQEITRVVWGRDREGKYEDRVAIEYHIEIAGEKGWQRVADSTDRAPWGPGKEVDNTFRNVGLTTAESRRAGELLAEKRELGDKIKASENAPMAFAGTFRKPDDIHLLSRGDPEQPREAVVPAVLSSLGDLSLASDTPEQERRRALADWIARPDSPLTARVMANRIWQWHFGIGFVDTPNDFGRNGSKPTHPELLDWLALEFIRGGWSIKQLHREIVLSSTYRQSTEHDPVAAAKDAGVRLLWRYPSRRLEGEAIRDSILAINGRLNLKMGGRGYNLFNQRGGLSGFNPVESFGEEGLRRMIYAHKVRRERDAVFGAFDCPDGGQSTARRIESTTPIQALNLFNSTFTIEQAAAFAAVLKADIGDDVQEQVRQTYWLSLNRQPESDELADAVQVVQEHGLETLCRAMFNSNEFLFLP; this comes from the coding sequence ATGCCTGACGCCTCCCGCCTGCTCACCCCGCCGATCGTACTGCTGCTGGTCTTCTTGCCCCGGACGGCCTTGGCCGCCGATGAGGTGGACTTCGTCCGCGACGTGCAGCCGATTCTTCAGCAGCATTGCTATTCCTGTCACGGCGAAGAAAAACAGAGAAGCGGATTGCGGCTGGATATTAAGTCCGAGGCGTTTAAGGGCGGCGATGGCTGGGGACCGTTTGTGGTCGAAGGCGAACCGGATGACAGCCCGCTGATCGAGTTGATCAATGAAGAAGACGAGGATTCGCGGATGCCGCCGGGCGAGCATCCGCTGTCGGCCGAGCAGATCGCCACCCTGACCGCTTGGGTTCAGCAGGGCGCGGTGTGGCCCGACGGTGTGGATCTGGCGGTACTGGAAGATCGCATGGATCACTGGTCGTTTAAGCCCATGGTGATGCCCCACGTGCCCGCGGTGTCGGATCGGGCCTGGCCCCGCAGCCCCATCGATGCGTTTGTGCTGTCGCGGTTGGAGCAGGAAGGCCTTCACCCCGCGCCGCCGGCCGACCCGGTGACATGGCTGCGCCGCGTGACGTTTGACCTGACGGGATTGCCGCCAACGCCGCAGGAGGTCGACGAGTTCCTGCAACGCGTCGATCAGGGCGAGGTGGCCTATGGGGAAGTGGTTGAACGGTTGCTGAAATCCCCGCGTTATGGCGAGCGTTGGGCGCAGCATTGGTTGGACGTGGTTCGCTACGCCGACACGCACGGTTTTGAAGTCAACACCGAACGCCCCAATGCCTGGCCCTATCGCGACTATGTGATCGAAGCGATGAACCGGGACACGCCGTACGACGAATTCATTAAAGAACAGATCGTCGGCGATGCCATGGGGCAGGATACCGCCACCGGATTTTTGGTTACCGCTTCGGTGCTGCTGCCCGGTCAGATCGGCAAAGACGCGCCCTCGATCCGTTTGGCTCGCCAGGATTCGCTGGACGAAATCGTCAACAATGTGACGCAGTCGTTTCTGGGGTTAAGCGTCGGCTGTGCTCGCTGTCACGATCACAAATTCGATCCGATCTCCGCTAAAGACTACTACAGCATGCAAGCTTTTGTGGCCGGCGTGGAATATAAAGACCGCGAACTCGACTCGCCCGAGATCGAGGCGCTGCGGAAGCAAGCGGTGGGCTATCGTAAACGCGTCGCCGCGATCGATCAGCAGCTGAGTGAGTTTGTGCCCGTCGCACGTCCCCTCTCGGAAGAACCGTCGCAAATTCGCACCACCAACGCTCGGGAAAACATCGAAACGTTTGCGCCCCTGGAAGCCAAGTACGTGCGTTTCACCGTTCACGACTGCAATCTGCACCCCACGTTGGGACTGATCGCGCCCTGCATCGACGAATTTGAAATCTACACCGATGAAGCCCAACCGCGGAACGTCGCCCTGGCTTCGCTGGGCGCCAAAGTAACCGCCTCGGGCAGCGTGAATTCCGGCAGCCATCACCTGGCGCATATCAACGATGGGCAATACGGCAACTCCAGCAGTTGGATGTCCGATACCAAGGGCACCGGATGGGTGATGTTTGAGTTGCCGGAAAACACGCGGATCGCAAAAGTCGTGTGGGGCCGCGATCGGCTGGGGAAATTCACCGATCGGTTGGCCACGGCCTACACCCTGGAGGCCGGGCCGTCGCCCCGCGAACTGACGATGTTGAGCCAGTTGGGGCCGACGCGATCAGCCGTTCGCCCGGATCGCAACATCGATCGCATCGCACCGGTGAAGGCAAAACGTCTGCGTTTCACGGTTCTGGCCACCAACAGTCTGTCGCCTTGTATCGACGAGTTAGAAGTGTTTAATACCGCCGGTGAAAATATCGCTCTGGCCAGCTTGGGCACCACCGTCAAGACGTCCGGCGACACCATTCAGAAGAATCGGCATGAGCCGCGATTGATCAACGATGGCCGCTACGGCAACTTCAGTTCCTGGTTGTCAAACGAAGGCGGCAAGGGCTGGGTGGAGTTGGAGTTTGCGACCGAGCAGGAGATCACTCGCGTCGTCTGGGGCCGTGATCGCGAGGGCAAATACGAGGACCGCGTGGCCATCGAGTATCACATTGAAATCGCCGGCGAGAAGGGCTGGCAGCGGGTCGCGGATTCGACCGACCGCGCCCCCTGGGGGCCCGGCAAAGAAGTCGACAACACGTTCCGCAACGTCGGCCTAACGACCGCAGAATCGCGGCGCGCCGGTGAGCTGTTGGCCGAAAAACGCGAGCTGGGAGACAAGATCAAAGCCAGTGAAAACGCGCCCATGGCGTTTGCCGGCACGTTCCGCAAACCCGACGACATCCATCTGCTGAGCCGCGGCGATCCCGAACAGCCGAGAGAAGCCGTGGTTCCGGCCGTGCTCAGTTCGCTGGGAGATCTGTCGCTGGCGTCCGATACGCCCGAACAAGAACGCCGCCGGGCCTTGGCCGATTGGATCGCTCGTCCCGACAGCCCGCTGACCGCGCGGGTGATGGCCAACCGGATTTGGCAATGGCATTTTGGCATCGGGTTTGTCGATACGCCCAACGATTTTGGTCGCAATGGTTCCAAACCCACTCACCCGGAATTGTTGGACTGGTTGGCTTTGGAGTTCATCCGTGGCGGCTGGTCGATCAAACAACTGCATCGCGAGATCGTGCTGTCGTCGACCTATCGCCAGTCGACCGAGCACGATCCGGTTGCCGCCGCGAAAGATGCCGGAGTGCGGCTGTTGTGGCGATACCCCTCGCGGCGATTGGAAGGCGAAGCGATTCGCGACAGCATCCTGGCGATCAATGGCCGGCTGAATTTGAAGATGGGCGGACGCGGCTACAACCTGTTCAACCAACGCGGCGGGCTGTCCGGATTTAATCCCGTGGAGTCGTTTGGCGAGGAGGGGCTGCGGCGGATGATCTATGCCCACAAAGTCCGCCGCGAACGCGACGCGGTGTTTGGAGCCTTCGATTGTCCCGATGGCGGGCAGAGTACCGCGCGGCGGATCGAATCGACGACCCCGATTCAAGCCCTCAACCTGTTTAACAGTACCTTCACGATCGAACAGGCGGCGGCCTTCGCGGCGGTTTTAAAGGCCGACATCGGAGACGACGTGCAGGAACAAGTGCGGCAAACGTATTGGTTGAGTCTAAACCGCCAACCCGAATCCGACGAATTAGCCGACGCGGTCCAGGTGGTGCAGGAACATGGTTTGGAAACCCTATGCCGAGCAATGTTCAACAGCAACGAGTTTTTATTCCTGCCGTAA
- a CDS encoding LamG-like jellyroll fold domain-containing protein → MNSDRDLDLLQRYVDGQASADDMRELNARLGGEPTLRRQLMELLNLDSALAAVSQDVEAELAERPLGTNAPEQPQKFSVPPASSSTSQTLPIDNTPPPGPAPPPDGACASARAAGGGVAIMFLALAACLMAVVGAGVWWQSSNADWATVQKRVGENGLLEGMRLRGQTHQVDAGLVHLVTARGAEVVIEAPAEFRFESAERLKMLRGRLSADVPSAAQGFTVITPSGNAVDLGTRFGVDVPISGASEIHVFEGQVIAEATGEPTSTSLRQGDALSMDGGRSAARGFRSSAFIQTDEISELTAALERGQRRNSDAALAALRRDPALITLLDFETDDLPPGVFRMAQGRWPGSRAPEFVNVGDHMRLNVGEGRQWNQLTLAAWVRLDRLGEPYQSLLHTDGWDSSNPGQVHWMLNRNTTMRLALFGNLLADGSEEKEWYPDSRTPVLPERGRWVHLATVYDATAGTVRFYLNGQFDKQTEQALAHPAKLGPAQIGNWNRNDRKLSGRIDELLILGRAMEDKEIEQLFLAGNPYR, encoded by the coding sequence ATGAACAGCGATCGCGATTTGGACCTCCTGCAACGTTACGTCGATGGACAGGCGTCGGCCGACGACATGCGGGAACTGAACGCCCGGCTGGGTGGCGAGCCGACTCTCCGCCGGCAGCTGATGGAACTGCTGAACTTGGATTCGGCCCTGGCCGCCGTGTCGCAGGACGTGGAGGCGGAACTGGCCGAGCGGCCGCTGGGCACGAATGCTCCCGAGCAGCCCCAAAAGTTCTCCGTGCCCCCAGCGTCGTCTTCGACCTCCCAGACGCTGCCCATCGACAACACGCCGCCGCCGGGTCCGGCGCCGCCGCCCGACGGGGCATGCGCATCGGCGAGGGCCGCGGGAGGCGGAGTAGCGATCATGTTTTTGGCCCTGGCGGCCTGTTTGATGGCGGTCGTCGGCGCCGGCGTGTGGTGGCAGTCGTCCAACGCAGACTGGGCGACGGTGCAAAAACGCGTCGGCGAAAACGGCTTACTCGAAGGGATGCGGCTCCGCGGGCAAACCCATCAGGTCGATGCCGGCTTGGTCCATCTGGTGACCGCACGCGGTGCTGAAGTGGTGATCGAGGCTCCGGCCGAATTCCGATTCGAGTCCGCCGAGCGACTAAAAATGCTCCGCGGCCGACTGTCGGCCGATGTGCCATCGGCCGCCCAAGGGTTCACCGTGATTACGCCTTCGGGAAATGCAGTGGATCTGGGCACGCGGTTTGGCGTCGACGTGCCCATCAGCGGGGCCTCCGAAATTCATGTGTTTGAGGGCCAGGTAATCGCCGAAGCCACCGGGGAACCGACCAGCACCAGTTTGCGCCAAGGCGACGCGTTGAGCATGGACGGCGGCCGAAGTGCGGCTCGAGGCTTTCGTTCCTCCGCCTTTATCCAAACCGATGAGATATCGGAATTGACCGCGGCGTTGGAACGCGGGCAACGACGAAACAGCGATGCGGCTCTGGCAGCCCTGCGTCGCGATCCCGCTCTGATCACCCTGTTGGATTTCGAAACCGACGATCTGCCGCCCGGAGTCTTTCGTATGGCACAAGGGCGGTGGCCGGGTTCGCGAGCACCGGAATTCGTCAATGTCGGCGACCATATGCGACTGAACGTCGGCGAAGGCCGCCAATGGAATCAGCTGACGTTGGCAGCCTGGGTGCGACTGGACCGGCTGGGCGAACCCTATCAGAGCTTGTTGCACACCGATGGCTGGGACAGCAGCAACCCCGGGCAGGTGCACTGGATGCTCAACCGCAACACCACGATGCGGTTGGCACTATTCGGCAACCTGTTGGCCGACGGCTCGGAGGAAAAAGAATGGTATCCGGATTCCCGCACGCCGGTGTTGCCCGAACGCGGCCGCTGGGTCCATCTGGCAACCGTCTACGACGCCACTGCCGGCACCGTGCGGTTCTATTTGAACGGCCAATTCGACAAACAGACCGAGCAAGCGCTAGCGCATCCAGCCAAGCTGGGACCGGCGCAGATCGGCAACTGGAACCGAAACGACCGCAAATTGAGCGGACGGATCGACGAACTGCTGATCCTCGGCCGCGCTATGGAGGACAAAGAAATCGAACAGCTGTTCTTGGCCGGTAATCCGTATCGTTAG
- a CDS encoding class I SAM-dependent methyltransferase produces the protein MASTFRTPVLGTDTSIRLPLESVDLVFVCDTYHHFEQPSETLASIYRALKPGGRLVVIDFDRIPGVSRGWLLGHVRAGKDGFRDEIEAAGFEFDDEVDVEGFEENYLLRFHKPE, from the coding sequence GTGGCTAGCACGTTTCGAACACCCGTGCTCGGCACCGACACTTCGATTCGGTTGCCGCTGGAGTCGGTGGATCTGGTGTTCGTCTGCGATACCTATCATCACTTCGAACAGCCCAGCGAAACTTTGGCGTCGATCTACCGTGCACTCAAACCTGGCGGACGCCTAGTGGTGATCGATTTTGATCGCATTCCCGGCGTGTCCCGCGGGTGGTTGCTCGGTCACGTGCGAGCTGGCAAGGACGGGTTTCGCGACGAGATCGAAGCGGCGGGTTTTGAATTTGATGACGAAGTCGACGTGGAAGGCTTTGAAGAAAATTATCTGTTGCGTTTTCACAAACCGGAATAG
- the msrA gene encoding peptide-methionine (S)-S-oxide reductase MsrA — protein sequence MSQRAVLAGGCFWGMQDLIRKLPGVEKTRVGYTGGDVPNATYRNHGSHAEGIEILFDPGQISYRQLLEFFFQIHDPTTPNRQGNDVGPSYRSAIYYVDEAQRQTALDTIADVDASGLWPGKVVTKVEPIGDFWEAEPEHQDYLERIPNGYTCHFPRPDWVLPKRAASES from the coding sequence ATGTCACAGCGAGCTGTTTTGGCCGGGGGGTGTTTTTGGGGTATGCAGGACTTGATCCGCAAACTGCCCGGCGTGGAAAAAACCCGGGTCGGTTACACCGGGGGCGACGTTCCCAATGCGACCTATCGCAACCATGGCAGCCATGCGGAAGGCATTGAAATCCTGTTTGACCCCGGGCAGATTTCCTATCGGCAACTGCTGGAGTTCTTTTTTCAGATCCACGATCCGACGACCCCTAATCGGCAGGGCAACGACGTCGGTCCCTCTTATCGCTCGGCCATCTATTATGTCGATGAAGCACAGCGGCAAACCGCACTCGATACGATCGCGGACGTCGATGCATCCGGATTGTGGCCCGGCAAGGTGGTTACCAAGGTGGAGCCCATCGGGGATTTTTGGGAAGCCGAACCCGAACACCAGGATTACCTGGAGCGCATCCCCAACGGCTACACCTGCCACTTCCCTCGCCCTGATTGGGTGCTGCCCAAACGGGCGGCGAGTGAGTCTTGA
- the nhaA gene encoding Na+/H+ antiporter NhaA: protein MTSDVTLNDRPKPRVEPDASLPLPLQPIDRLLRPVARILHIEATSGIVLVLCTAVALIAANSSYAETYMAFWHQHVRIEFGGFVFDHTLHHVINDGLMAIFFFVIGLEVKRELVHGSLSDWRQAMLPFAAALGGMVVPAGLYLMLQYDQPGMRGWGIPMATDIAFVVGCLALLGSRVPHSLRMLLLSLAIVDDIGAILVIAIGYTEAVAVPYLMLAAGSIGMVHVFAKLGVRRFPPYIVVGAVAWYALHQSGIHATLTGVVLGLMTPARAVLVPERFREYLQFKQRDFSDQQWAQQRHRAKVVREVQRLTRETVSPLEYLEVTLHPWTAYVIMPVFALANAAVVIRPEQIGDSVALAVMLGLVIGKPLGIVLFSWLAVRSGLARLPHRLPWRMLVAGSCLAGIGFTMALFIDGLAFGEAGLDTAKIGVLIGSAVSAVVGMALLYWASAAQHD from the coding sequence ATGACCTCCGACGTTACCCTAAACGACCGCCCGAAGCCACGCGTTGAACCGGACGCTTCGCTGCCGCTACCCCTGCAGCCCATCGACCGCTTGCTGCGTCCGGTAGCTCGGATCCTACACATTGAGGCCACCAGTGGCATCGTGTTGGTGCTGTGTACGGCGGTAGCCTTGATTGCGGCCAATTCGTCGTATGCCGAAACCTATATGGCATTCTGGCACCAGCACGTGCGAATCGAATTTGGCGGTTTCGTTTTCGATCACACCTTGCATCACGTGATCAACGATGGCTTGATGGCGATCTTCTTTTTCGTGATCGGGTTGGAGGTCAAACGAGAATTGGTTCACGGCTCGTTGTCGGATTGGCGTCAAGCGATGCTGCCCTTTGCAGCCGCTCTGGGCGGCATGGTCGTACCCGCCGGGCTGTATTTGATGTTGCAATACGACCAGCCGGGTATGCGGGGCTGGGGGATTCCGATGGCAACCGATATCGCCTTTGTGGTTGGCTGTCTGGCCCTGTTGGGCTCACGCGTGCCACACAGTCTGCGGATGCTGTTGTTGTCGCTGGCCATCGTCGATGACATCGGCGCTATCCTGGTGATCGCGATCGGCTACACCGAAGCGGTGGCCGTGCCCTACCTGATGTTGGCCGCTGGCAGCATCGGCATGGTGCACGTGTTTGCGAAACTGGGAGTGCGACGTTTTCCTCCGTACATCGTGGTCGGCGCGGTGGCTTGGTACGCGCTGCACCAGTCCGGCATCCACGCCACGTTGACGGGCGTGGTGCTGGGCCTGATGACGCCGGCTCGAGCCGTGTTGGTGCCGGAACGATTCCGCGAGTACCTGCAATTCAAACAACGCGACTTCAGCGATCAGCAATGGGCACAGCAACGCCACCGGGCGAAAGTTGTCCGCGAGGTACAGCGTCTGACGCGAGAAACGGTGTCGCCACTAGAGTATCTGGAAGTGACGCTGCATCCCTGGACGGCTTACGTGATCATGCCCGTCTTTGCGTTGGCCAATGCCGCGGTGGTGATCCGTCCGGAGCAAATCGGCGATTCCGTCGCGCTGGCCGTGATGCTGGGACTGGTGATTGGCAAACCGCTGGGGATCGTGCTGTTCAGTTGGCTGGCGGTTCGCTCCGGACTGGCTCGCCTGCCGCACCGTCTGCCCTGGCGGATGCTGGTCGCGGGCAGTTGCTTGGCGGGCATCGGTTTTACGATGGCCCTGTTCATCGACGGACTGGCATTCGGCGAAGCGGGACTGGATACGGCCAAGATCGGCGTGCTGATCGGTTCAGCCGTCAGCGCCGTGGTCGGCATGGCTCTACTGTACTGGGCATCGGCGGCCCAACACGACTGA
- a CDS encoding PEP-CTERM sorting domain-containing protein, with protein sequence MMRAIQLAVTCVAGLLATAEQVQAGLITITDYSISDAARSGFGDWSHLYGGSIVETGNFTISVSALSYPFTRADYSGGSGTLNDGLEGADRFSTQLFANNTDANPIITLNLNGFFNISDITLLTFDSSNTIPGRISAFDVTIGANTVNFATSEPTTDDEFVSLIGSPLDGIPTNQIILSNFSHDGGNSLVEMFAIGEIRVQGSEVNAVPEPTSLALFGIGTCVAGLGASRRRRHEKQQQAMA encoded by the coding sequence ATGATGCGGGCGATTCAACTGGCGGTGACCTGCGTGGCAGGGCTGCTCGCGACAGCAGAGCAGGTGCAGGCGGGGCTGATTACGATTACAGACTATAGCATCTCCGATGCTGCCCGTTCCGGGTTCGGGGACTGGTCGCATCTGTACGGTGGATCGATCGTGGAGACGGGAAATTTCACAATCAGTGTTTCTGCATTGAGTTATCCTTTCACGCGGGCGGATTACTCAGGCGGCAGCGGTACACTTAATGACGGGCTTGAAGGCGCAGACCGTTTCAGTACTCAGTTATTTGCGAACAATACCGACGCCAATCCTATCATCACACTCAACTTGAATGGCTTCTTCAATATCTCAGACATAACTCTTCTTACTTTTGACTCTAGCAACACAATTCCGGGTCGTATTAGTGCATTTGACGTGACGATTGGTGCGAATACGGTGAATTTTGCCACATCTGAACCAACAACAGATGATGAATTTGTAAGTTTGATTGGGTCTCCGTTGGACGGGATCCCAACAAATCAGATCATTCTTTCGAATTTCTCGCATGATGGCGGTAATAGCTTAGTTGAAATGTTTGCAATCGGCGAAATCAGGGTGCAGGGAAGTGAAGTAAATGCGGTTCCTGAACCTACGTCACTCGCATTGTTCGGCATCGGTACATGTGTCGCTGGGCTTGGAGCCTCCCGTCGTCGCCGACATGAAAAGCAACAACAAGCCATGGCATAA
- a CDS encoding sigma-70 family RNA polymerase sigma factor, with the protein MPEPEHHERHRRFLRAFTSHEPAVRAFVRRLVPTRADADDVLQEVSIVLWEKFDEFRPDGDFRAWACGIARYKVLAWLRDKGRDRLVLNSEVVEMLANESLQAESHLEQQRLALESCFEKIPSEQRDLLAGAYRQNVKIQDVAARSGRSVGGFYQWLHRMRKLLLECIGRELAEEPLS; encoded by the coding sequence GTGCCGGAACCGGAACACCACGAACGACACCGCCGCTTTCTGCGAGCGTTTACGTCCCATGAACCGGCCGTGCGAGCGTTCGTGCGGCGGTTGGTCCCCACGCGAGCCGATGCGGACGACGTCTTGCAAGAAGTGTCGATCGTGTTGTGGGAAAAGTTTGATGAGTTTCGTCCCGACGGCGATTTTCGGGCTTGGGCTTGCGGCATCGCTCGCTACAAGGTGCTCGCTTGGCTCCGCGACAAAGGACGCGACCGGCTGGTGCTGAATAGCGAGGTGGTCGAAATGCTCGCTAATGAATCGCTGCAAGCCGAGTCGCATCTGGAACAGCAACGTCTGGCGTTGGAGTCGTGTTTTGAAAAAATCCCCTCCGAACAGCGCGACCTGCTGGCAGGCGCCTATCGCCAGAACGTAAAGATCCAAGACGTAGCGGCCCGCAGCGGACGCTCGGTCGGCGGATTCTACCAATGGTTGCATCGGATGCGAAAGCTTTTACTGGAATGCATCGGAAGGGAATTGGCAGAGGAGCCTTTGTCATGA